From the Pirellulales bacterium genome, the window GGCCGCCTCGGCCGCGGGGCACGCGGCCCGGCTGTCGCTCACCCTGACTCGCAAGGCCCCGCTGCGGTACGGCGAGAACCCGCATCAATCGGCGGCGCTGTACGCCCTGCCCCATGCCGAGCCGCACGCCTTGGTGAACGCCGAGCAGTTGCACGGCAAGGAGTTGTCGTACAACAACCTGCTGGACCTCGACGCGGCGCTGGCGATCGCCCGCTCGCTGCCGGCGCCGGGGGTGGCGGTCCTCAAGCACAACAACCCCTGCGGCGCCGCGACGGGCGCCACGGTCGCCGAAGCCGCGGCCAAGGCGTGGGAGGGGGACCCGCTCAGCGCGTTCGGCTCGGTCCTGGGCGTGAACGTCCCGGTCGACGAGGCGATGGCCGAGTTCCTGGCCGAGCCGGGCAAGTTCGTCGAGGCGATCGTGGCGCCCGACTTCACTCCGGCGGCGCGCGAGATCCTGACCACCAAGCCCAAGTGGCGCGAAAACGTGCGGCTGCTCCGCGTCGGCGAAATTACCCCCGGCACAGCGGCGATCCAGCTCCGAGCGATCGACGGAGGCTACTTGGCCCAAAACGCCGACGATCTGCCCGACGATCCCGCCCACTGGCAGACCGTGACCGCCGTACAGCCGAGCCGCGCACTGTTGGCCGACCTGGAACTGGCCTGGGCCGTTTGCCGGCACGTGAAATCCAACGCGATCACGCTGGTCCGCGACGGCTCGCTCGTTGGCGCCGGCGCCGGGCAGATGAGCCGCGTCGACTCGGTCGAGATCGCCATCCGCAAGGCCGCCGACCGCAGCGTCGGGGCCGTGCTCGCCTCGGACGCCTTCTTCCCGTTCGACGACTCGATCCACGCGGCGGCCGCCGCCGGGGTCAAGGCGATCATCCAGCCGGGGGGCTCCCGCCGCGACGAGGAGGTCATCGCCGCCTGCAACCAGCACGGCCTGCCGATGATCTTCACCGGCCGCCGGCATTTTCGGCATTAGCGCTTTGCCAGCCCAAAAACTAGCCTTTGACAAAGCGCTCGTGCTTTGCCGGCTTGCCCCCATGCCATGAGCGGACAGAGCGAGCCGCCGGCGCAGCACGCGAGGGTTTCGCCGGCAGAACGGCCAAGCCGGGTCGTGATCCCATTTGCGCCCCTCAATTTGGCAAATGGGATCACGACCACCAAGCCGCCGTCCCAGGCGGAAGTCTGCGGCCCTTCCCCCCTCTTGCTGGCTTTTTTCGGCCTCTTGGGCGATAATCCACGGCATCGCCGTCGATTTCAGTCTGCGCCGTCCCCGGCCCTGTCGCGGGGTCGGGTGCGCTCGTCTTGCGGCGCGGGACCGCCTGCGGTCCCTCAGGGGCACGCTTTGTACGCTAAGTCAGGAACCGGAACGATGAAGAGCTCGACCCGCCTCGCCCCCTTGCCGCGCCGACGCTTCGCGCCTCGATCCCGACATGGTTTCACGCTCGTGGAACTGCTGGTGGTCATCGCGATCATCGGCGTGTTGATGGCGCTGCTCCTGCCGGCGATCGGCGCCGCCCGCGAGAACGCTCGCCGGGCGACCTGCACGAACAACCTCAAGGAGATCGGCCGAGCGTTCGTGGCGCTGACGACCGCGGCGAAGAACAACGAGTTTCCCGGGTTCATTCAGGCTCAGAAGCTCGCGCCCGGAGCGTCCTACCTTCCTCCTCAACATCCTGCAGGTCATCCTGCGGGCAGTGTGATCATCAGTTGGGCAGCGAAGTTGCTGCCGCAGCTCGATCGACAGGGAGAATGGGACACGCTGCTCAGCGGGGGTATGAACAACCTTGGGAACCCGCAGCGAATCGACGCGTTCATCTGCCCGAGCGACGCGAAGACGAATCCCAACTTGGCGTACCTGACCTATAGCGTGAATTGCGGCGCCCCGGACGCCAACGGCTCGGGCCCGGCCGACTTCCCGGCCAACGGCATCTTCTACAACCGACTGCTGAACAACTCGCCGACGGTTCGCTTCGGCACGAAGGACATTAGCGACGGCGCCTCGATGACCCTGCTGGCCAGCGAGAACATCCACAAGGACGAGGATAATTCAAATTGGCTGACACTTTCACCGGGTCTATTGCCTAATCCATCGGGTCAATGGCCTGTTCCCTTGGCTGCGGTCGAGCAGCCGTACGGTTTGACGTGGGTGTTCAACAGTGCGAACCCGTTCGCCCCCTCTCTGGGAGGCACTCCGCAACAGGCGCCGATCAGCAAGTTGCGTGATGCGGACTCGTTGAATACTCCGTTTGCTCAAGCCGAGTCGGTCTACAGCCGGCCGGCGTCGTCGCATCCCGAGGCGGTCGTCATGGTCTTCGTCGACGGGACCGTGCGCACGGTCAAAGATACGATCGAGTATCGGGTCTATCAGCAACTGATGACTCCCAACGGCAGCAAGTGCCGCTGGAACGGGTACGCGGGGACGACCCCCGACGCGGTCATGCCCGAGCCGTTCTACAACATCGGCCAGTCGCTGTCCGAGTCGGACTTCTAGAAGCCGTTCTGGACTGCAATCCATGCGCGGCGGGCGCTAGATCCCGATGTACGACGGCGGCCGTTTCTTGCCGACCGTTGCCTGCTGCGTCGGCGGCTCGCGCCGTCCGCTTGCGGTCTCGATCGCGTCTTGCGCCAGCGGCGCCAGCACGGCTCGCCCCGGCGCGTATCGCCGTTTCGCCGGTTCACGGGGTTTGCTACAAGCGGTCCCCTATGCGGGCTGCTGCGAACCATCCGCCGTATGACTTTGCGATCGTCGGGGCCGGGCTGTTCGGCTCGGTCTTTGCGCGCTGCGCCGCCGATGCGGGCAAGCGGGCGCTGGTGGTCGATCGTCGGCCGCACATCGGCGGCAACTGCTACAGCGAGCGGGTCGCGGGGATCGAGGTCCACCGCTATGGGCCCCACATCTTCCATACGAACAACGCCCGCGTGTGGCAGTTCGTCAACCGGTTCGCCCGGTTCAACCACTATCGCCATCGGGGCGTGGTGCGGCACGGCGAGCGGCTGTTTTCGTTTCCGATCAATCTGGCGACCCTCCATCAACTGTGGGGGACCGCGACGCCGGCCGCGGCCGAGGCGAAGCTCGCCGCCGTTCGCGAGCCGCAGCCGCTCGGGGCCGACGACCTGGAAAGCTGGATCGTCAGCCAAGTGGGACGCGAGCTGTACGAGATCTTCGTCCGCGGCTACACCGCCAAGCAGTGGGGACGCGACCCGCGCGAGCTTCCGTCGTCGATCATCAAGCGGATCCCCGTGCGACTCGCTTGGAACGACTGGTACTTCGACGACGAGCACCAAGGGATCCCCGTCGACGGCTACACGCGGCTGTTCGAGAACCTGCTCGACCACGACCTGATTCGGGTCGAGACGGGGGTCGACTTCTTCGCCGAACGAGCCGAACTGACCGCCGCGGCGGAGCGGGTCGTCTACAGCGGCAAGATCGACGAGTTCTTCGACTGTCGCTACGGGGAGCTCGAGTATCGCTCGCTGCGATTCGAAACGATCGAAACCCGCGGCGACTTTCAGGGGGCGGCCATCGTCAACTACGCCGACGCCGCCGTGCCGTACACGCGGATCGTGGAGCACAAGCACTTCGCGATGCAGTCGTGCGACGCCACCGTGCTCACCTACGAGTATCCGCAGGCGTACAGCCGGGGGGGCGAGGCGTTCTACCCGATCCGCGACGAGCGCAACGCGGCCCTGTACGAGCAATATCGCCGGCTGGCCGCGGGGTCGAACGTGTTGTTCGGCGGCCGGTTGGGAAGCTATCAGTACTACGACATGCACCAAGTGATCGCCCAGGCGATGGCCGCCGCGGAAAAGGCCCTCGCCCCGGGAGCGGCGACGGACGCGCGAGCGGCCTAGGAGGAACGATTGGCGATTTGCGTTTCGCCGATCAATTCGGCTCGCAAACCGCTCGCCGCCATGCCCCGGATTTTCCAGACTCAAGTCACCAACCACTCTCTTCCCATGAACCGCAATCTCGTCATTAGCATCGTCGGCGACGAATCGGTCCATCGCACCTGGCTCGCCGGGACCGAGCCGCGGTCGTTCGACCTGTGTCTCGTCTACTTCGGCGACCGCTGGGACCAGTGGGCGGGGGACGGCCAGTACTATCTGCGCCGCAAAGGGATCAAGTACCAATTGCTGTACGACCTGTTCCAGGACGAACTGGCCCACCTGGTCGAGGAGTACGACCGATTCTGGCTGCCGGACGACGACGTCGCCGCGGACACGGGCACGGTGAACCGGCTGTTCGCGCTGGCCGCGAAGCACCGGCTGCAGATCTGCCAGCCGGCGATCGGCCGGGGGGACGTCAGCTTCGAAGCCACCCGGGCGCATGCCGGATACACGCTGCGCTACACGCGATTCGTCGAGATCATGTGCCCGTTGTTCACCCGCAAGGCGCTGGTGCGGGCGATGCCGTTGTTCGCGGCCAACAAGTCGGCGTGGGGGATCGATTGGGTCTGGTCGTCGCTGTTCCGCGAGGACGAGGTGGGGATCGTCGACGCGGCGGCAGTGCACCACACGCGACCGCTCAAAGCGGGGGGAGTTCACGCCCGGCTGCAAAGCATGGGGGTCGATCCCGGCGCCGAGCACGCCGCGCTCATGCAGCAGTACGGCATCCGTAATCGGCGGTTCCATCGCCGCATCGTCCGCGATACGGCCCGACTCCGCGGGCTGGACGTCGCCGGGAACGAGGTGTGGACCTGCTCGCGGTGGCAGGACTGGTTCGGCCGCAAGGCGGCGTGAACAACCTTGCGGGCCAAACTCCGGCTCACCCTGCCGCATAGCTGCGGAACGACGGTTCGTCGAGCACGATCCCTTCGAGCACCAGCTCGAACGCCAGCGTCGTCGCCGGCCAGCCGAGGCAAGCGAGCACGGCGTCGAGCGTTTCCGGCGGACAGTCGCCGTGGAGCTCGACTCGATGGAGCCGCTCCCCGAAGTCGAACAGATGCCCGTCGAGCTGCCAGCGGCGTTCCTCGGCGTCCCCGGCGATGACGAAGAACCCGTCCGGCTCGGCGTCGAGCCGCGGCAGCGCCGTCAGCGCATCGTACGCCGTCTCGAAGGTCACGGAGTGAAACGCGTCGAACGTCGGCGGGCGACCGTCGGGGGTGCGCAGCGGCGCAAGCTCGCTGCCGCGAAGCAGAAGCGGCGCGCTGGGAGCGACCCCCGCGGGGACGGCGTAGATGTTCGCGTGGAAGTTGAGCATGCGCGTCTGATGCACTGCCCGCGGGCGGGGACGCCGCGGCTCGCGAGTTGTTGTTCAAGCGCAATCCGTCAAGCGAGCCGCGGCGTCCCCGCCCGCGGCGCACGTCACGCTTCCGGCAGCTTGTGCCCCATCTTCGTCCGCTTCGTCTCCAGGTATGCCGCGTTGTGGGGCGTGATCGGGGAGACGATCGGCACCTGATCGACCACCTCGAGATCGAACCCGCCGAAGACGAACGCCTCGGTCTTCTTGGGGTTGTTCGTCAGCAGTCGCACTTTCCGCAGGTCCAGGTCCTTGAGCAGTTGGATCCCGACGCCGTAGTCGCGGGGGTCGGCCATGTAGCCCAGGGCGAGGTTCGCATCGACCGTATCCATCCCCTGGTCCTGCAGGGCGTAGGCCTTGATTTTTTCAACCAGCCCGATGCCGCGCCCTTCCTGCGGCAGATAGACCAAGACGCCTGCACCCTCGCGGGCGATCATGTCGAGAGCCATGTGCAATTGGTCGCCGCAGTCGCAGCGGAGCGACTCGAGCAAATCGCCGGTGAAGCACGACGAGTGCAACCGCACCAGCGGCGCCTCAGCCGCGGCCAGATCGCCGATGACGTAGACGACCGGCTCCTGCGTTTCGTACTTCACGCCGTAGGCGATAATCCGCCCGTGGCCGTACTTGGTCGGCAGCAGGGCCTCGGCTTTTCGGTAGACGAGCTTTTCGCGCTGCCGGCGATAGGCGATGAGCTGCTCGATCGAGATGATCGGCAGGGCGAAGCGCCGGGCCAGTTCCAACAGCCGCGGGCGGGTGGCGCGGTCGCCGTCGTCGTCGAGGATTTCGCACAAGACGCCGGCCGGTTGCAGGCCGGCCATCCGGGCCAAGTCGACGGCCGCCTCGGTGTGCCCCGCCCGCCGCAGCACGCCCCCCTCTTTGGCCACCAGCGGGAACAAGTGTCCGGGGCGGTTGAAATCGCTCGGCTTGCTCGCCGGATCGCAGATCGCCAGGATCGTCGTCGCCCGCTCGGCGGCGGTGATCCCCGTGCGGCTCGAGCGGTGATCGACCGGCACGGTGTAATTCGTCCCCAGCGGGGCCGTGTTCGACTCGACCATCGGGGCCAAGTCGAGCCGTTGGCTCACGTCGGGCAGAATCGGCATGCAAAGCTGACCCCGTCCGTGGGTGATCATGAAGTTGATCACCGCAGGGGTCGCTTTCTCGGCGGCGCAGACGAAATCTCCCTCGTTCTCCCGGTCTTCGGCGTCGGCGACGATGATCACTTCGCCCCGCGAGATCGCGGCGACGGCTTCCTCGATGGTCGAAAACTGGCTGCTCACGGGCGTGGTCGGGGGGACGGGGACGCGGGGCGGGGGCGGAAGGCGGGCGTGTCGTCACGGCGAAAATGCCGTTGCCGCGACGCACTCCTTGCGCAAATAGTATAGGAGGCCGCACGGCGGCTCACCAACGCCCTGCCGGGGGAGAAAACCGTGATTCGCTTGTCGCTGCCGTTGTTGCTCGTCGTTTCGTGGTGCGGTTCGTCGCAGCCGCCGGCGCTTGGAGCCAAGGAGCCCGTCGAAACCCTGTACGGCGAAACGTACGCCGAGCGACACGACGGGCCGCTGCGAGCCGACGCCTACTTGCCGCAGGGCGAGGGGCCGTTCCCCGGAGTCTTGGTCGTCCACGGCGGCGCATGGCGAATGGGTTCCAAAGCGCAGTTGGGAGGGATCGCCCGCCGGCTGGCGAACAACGGCTACACGGCCGTGGCGATCAACTACCGGTTGGCGCCGGCGCATCCGTTCCCGGCACAGGTCCTTGATTGTCAGGACGCCCTGCGGTGGATGCGCCGCGAAGCGCCGCGGCTGAAACTCGACCCCGAGCGAATCGGCGGGCTCGGTTACTCGGCGGGAGGGCATCTGGTGGCCCTGCTGGGGGCGCTCAACGGCCAGACTCTCCCCGCTCAGGTCGCCGCCGAGGAGGCGGACGACCAGGACGCCGCGGCCGGCGAATCGCAATCGGCCGGGAGTCCGGAGATCGACGAGTCGATCCGACTTCAGGCCGTCATTGCCGGCGGGGCGCCGTGCGACTTCCGGCCGATGCCGCTCGACTCGTTCCGGCTGGTCTACTGGCTGGGAGGAACGCGACGCGCCCGGCCGAACGCCTACCGCCTCGCCTCGCCCGCGGCGTTCGTGACGCCCGACGATCCCCCGATGTTTTTCTATCACGGCGAGGCCGACATGCTGGTCCCCGTGCTCAGTCCGCAGGAAATGTGCCGGGAACTTTCCGACGCGGGGGTGCCGAACGATCTCTTCATGGTGGCCGACCTGGGGCACACCCCCAGCGCCGGCAATCCCGAGGCTCTGGTCCGCGGGTTGGCGTTCTTCGAGAAGCACCTCAAAGGCGAGGCCGCCCCGGCCGAGGACCGGCAGAGCCCGGCCTCGATCTCGGCGTCCGAGGCCGGAGCGGCGCCATGAGCGATCCCGGCGCCGACCAGCCCGGGGCCGAGGACCAGCCGGCGCCGCTGTCGCCGCTGCCGCGGGAGGAGTATGTCGAACAACGGCACCTGTTCCGCACGATGGGCGAGCAGATCCGCGAGAACGTCCCCGCCCAGGACATGCTGGCTGGGATCCGCGAAGAGGTGCTGGCGACGACCAAGCTGCCGATGGCGATCGACTTCATGCTGGCCGAGCTGCGGCACTTGGGGACCTTCAGCACGGCGATGCAGCGGCTGGGGCACTACTTCACGCCGTTTCAGTGCTACGTGACGGCCGAGGCCGAGGACGATCGGCGCCGGTTCGACATGCGAATCGCCCTGGAAATCCTGGCCCGCGAGGCGGAGTATCGGGCCCAAGGGATCAGCCGGCAGGGGTTGTTTCTCTATCAGCTCGAAGCGCTCAGTCGCAACCGGCTGGGGTACGACCGGGGACTCGAGGCGATCGCGGGGGATCCTTCCTACGACCAAGCGTGGCGGGAGTGGATTCTTACGGTCCGTCGGCAGATCGGGTTGGTCGAGACGGCCGACCTGATCTACGTCCGCAGCGAGTACTACCGAGAGCGGGCCGCGGCGCTTTCCCTGGGGGAGGAGTCTCCAGCCGAGCCGGAGGTCGCGGTGCTGTTCGGCCGACGCGAGGGGCGAATCGCCTGGGCGAATCGCCGCAAGGACCCGCTGTACCTGTTCGCGGCGCTCCACCGGCAGTTGGGGTACCCGGAGGTCCCCCGGCCGCGAGCCGAAGACCCCGAGGAGCGGCTGTTGCCGGTGCTGGCGCGGCGGATCGAGCTGTTGGAGTCGCGGCTGAAGCTGGTCGAGGACGAGCAGCGCGGGGGCTTCGACCTGACGAAGTTCTATCAAAAGCCCCCCGAGCCGCCGGCGGAACGGGGGTAAGTGCGACGTCATCGCAATGGGACGGCTGCCGCGCGTCCGTCGCGAGGTCGTGCGTAAGCTGGGGCGCAAAAAGCAAAAAAGCGAGGAAAATCCCGGGGGTTTTGCGGTTCAACCAAAATCTGCGGCGTGGTAAAGTTTTGAGAGTGAGGACGGTTGAGTCCGCAAGGTCGGCAGAGTTGCCGGCAGAAAGTCGCCCGTCGACGGCCGCCCAGGCCCGCCAATTCGGCTCGACGGGCGGCGTTTCCCCCCCGACGAGCTTCGACGCGACAGCGCCCTACGCCCCCATGGCTCAACCGCTTCGGTTCTCTGCGTCGCCGCTGTCCCCTTTGCAGAAGCTCGGCCCCGCGCCTGTGCGCGGGCGCTCGACGAAGGCTTCGGTTCGGCCGTGAGTTTTCTAAGTCTGACCACCGACCGTGTGACGACGGCCTATCCCGAGCAAGCGCTCCCCGTGGCCCCGTCGTGCACGCTGGGGGCGACGCTGCAGTTGATGAAGCAGCATCGTACGGGCGCCGTGCTGGTGTGCGAGGACGTGCCCGCGGCCGACGGCGTCGGGACGGTCAGTCGCATCGTCGGGATCTTCACGGAGCGCGACGCGCTGCGGTGCATGGCCGACGGCGCGTCGCTCGAGGCGCCGATCACCGACTCGATGACCCCGGGCCCCGCGACGATCAGCCCGGCCGCCACCGTCGGGCAAGCCATCGCCAAGATGGCGCAGCACGGCTTTCGCCATTTGCCGATCGTCGACGAACAGGGGCAACCGACCGGCGTGACTGCGGTCCGCGGGTTGGTGCATTACTTGGTCGATCACTTTCCCAACACGATTTACACGCTTCCTCCCGACCCGGGCAAATCGCCCGACGAGCGCGAGGGCGCCTAGAACAATCCTGAGGTGAGCGGCGCACGCGAACGACGCGAGCGCTTCGACTGCCCGAGCATTACGAAGCGCCGCGCCCGCGTCGCTGCAGCGGGCCCCGCGACCCCGCGTTTTCCTCCCAACTCGCTCGCATCCCTCGCGATTCTCCGAGCATTCCCCCCGCGTTCGCCATGCCAAGCACAGTTAAGGACCCCTCGGCAACCATGAGCACCGTCGCTTCCAAGTCGGTTTCGCAACTCGAAGACGCCACCGTTCGCTTCTGCGGCGACTCGGGGGACGGCATGCAGTTGGCCGGGACGCAGCTCACCAACACGTCGGCGCTGGCGGGGAACGACATCGCCACGTTCCCCGACTTCCCCGCCGAGATCCGCGCTCCCCGCGGCACCAAGGCGGGGGTCTCGGGCTTTCAGATCCACTTCTCCAGCAGCGAGATCTTCACCCCCGGCGACACGGTCGACGCCCTGGTGGCGATGAACCCCGCCGCCCTGGCGACGAATCTGCAAGACCTGCGCGACGGCGGCGTGCTGATCGTCAACAAGGACGCCTTTGACAAGAAGGGGCTCGAGCAGGCCGGCTACACGAGCAATCCCGTCGACGACGGCAGTCTCAGCGGCAAGTACAAGTTTCACGCCGTCGAAATGACCAAGCTCACCCGACTGGCGGTCGAGCCGTTCGGCCTGGGGACGAAGGAGGCGGACCGTTGCCGCAACTTCTTCGCCATGGGACTCACGTTCTGGCTGTACGACCGGTCGATGGAGCCGACGCTGCGGTTCATCGAGGCGAAGTTCGGCAAGAAGGTCGAGATCGCCGGCGCCAACACGGCCGCCCTCAAAGCGGGGTACCACTACGGCGAAACCGTCGAGGCGATGAACACTCAGTACCAGGTCGCTCCGGCGAAACTGGTCCCCGGCAAGTACCGCAACATCATGGGGAACGAGGCGACCGCCATGGGGCTGATCGCCGCCGCCCACCTGTCGGGGAAGCGGTTGTTCCTGGGCGCCTACCCGATCACCCCGGCCAGCGACATCCTCCATGAACTTGCCAAGCACAAAAACTTCGACGTCCTCACCTTCCAGGCCGAGGACGAGATCGCGGCGATGACCGCGACGATCGGCGCCGCGTTCGCCGGCGAGATGGCGGTCACCGCCTCCAGCGGCCCGGGCATCGCGCTCAAGGGCGAGGGAATGGGCTTGGCCGTCATGACCGAGCTGCCGATGGTCGTCATCAACGTCCAGCGCGGCGGACCCTCGACCGGGCTCCCCACGAAGACCGAGCAGGCCGACCTGTTCCAGGCCGTGTACGGCCGCAACGGCGAGTGCCCGATGCCCGTGATCGCGGCCCGCAGCCCCGCCGATTGCTTCGACGCGGTTCAAGAAGCGTGGCGCCTTGCCGTGCGGTTCATGACCCCGGTGATGCTGCTGACCGACGGCTACATCGCCAACGGGTCGGAGCCGTGGAAGCTGCCGGAGTTGGATGAACTGCCCAAGGTGGCCGTCACGCATCCGGAGGGGACCGACAACGGCGACGAATTCCTCCCGTACAAACGCGACGAGCGGCTCGCTCGGCCGTGGGCGATCCCCGGCACCGCCGGACTGATGCACCGCATCGGCGGCCTCGAGAAGCAGGACGGCACGGGCAACGTCAGCTACGACCCGATGAATCATCAGCACATGGTCAACACCCGGGCGAAGAAGGTGGCCCTGGTCGCCGACGACGTGCCGCCGCAGGAACTCGACGGGCCCGAACAGGGCGACCTGCTTGTGCTCAGTTGGGGCGGCACCTACGGCGCCTGCGCCACGGCGGTCCACCGCGTGCAGCGCACCGGCAAGTCGGTCAGCCACTGCCATCTGCGGTACATCAACCCGCTCCCCCGCAACCTGGGCGAAATCTTCGATAACTTCAAAACCGTGCTGATTCCCGAATTGAACCTCGGCCAGCTCCGCACGGTGATTCGCAGCAACTACCTCGTCGACGCGATCGGCCTGAACAAGGTGCAAGGAAAGCCCTTCAGCGTGGCCGAGATCGTCGAGAAGATCGAAAACCTGCTGGCTTAATCATTCCCTTCCATCCAAGTCGTTCCTTTTTTCGCCACGGAGTGCGCAGAGCTCGCCGAGCAGGCTGCCTGAATCCCAAGACCGATTCTTCGTCGAACCGGGTCCTGGGAACTTGGGCATGGGTCATTCCCTGCTTGGCGGCCTCCGCGCTCTCTGCGGCGAACACTCAAGGTCATCCTCACTGCCATGGCTATTGACGCTCCGTTGCCGGTCCTCAAACCCGCCGATTTTGCCAGCAATCAGGACGTGCGCTGGTGCCCCGGGTGCGGCGATTACTCGATTCTCGCCCAGATGAAGAAGGTCCTCCCCTCGTTGGGAGTCCCCCGCGAAAACATCGTGTTCATCAGCGGCATCGGCTGCAGCAGCCGGTTCCCGTACTACATGAACACCTACGGCATGCACAGCATCCACGGCCGGGCGCCGGCGGTGGCCTCGGGGCTGAAGACCTGCCGTCCCGACCTGCAGGTGTGGGTCATCACCGGCGACGGCGACGGGTTGTCGATCGGCGGCAACCACCTGATGCACTGCATCCGCCGGAACATGGACCTGAACATCGTCCTGTTCAACAACCGAATTTACGGGCTCACCAAGGGTCAGTACTCCCCCACGTCCCCCCTGGGGAAGAAGACCAAGAGCACCCCGATGGGGGCGGTCGACAACCCGCTCCACCCGCTGTCGATCGCCATCGGGTGCGAGGCGACGTTCGTGGCCCGCTCCATCGATACCAACATCCAGCACCTGGCCGACACCCTGGCCCGCGCCGCCGCCCACAAGGGGACCTCGTTCATCGAGGTCTACCAGAACTGCAACGTGTTCAACGACGGCGCCTGGGACTATGCCAAGGACAAGGAGAGCAAGGCCGACACGACGCTCGAACTCGAGCACGGCAAGCCGCTCATCTTCGGCAAGGATCGCACCAAGGGGATCCGCCTCAACGGCATGAACCCCGAAGTCGTCGAGTTGGGCAAGGGGATCAACGAGGACGATCTGCTGTTCCACGACGAGAAGGCCGTCGAGCCGACCCTCGCGTATCTGCTGTCCCGCATGCGGTACGAGGACGGCTTCCCCGAGCCGATCGGCGTGTTCCGCGCGGTCGACGCCCCGCTGTACGACGTCGAAGTCAACAAGCAGATCGAGGAAGCGATCCAAACCCGCGGCCCCGGCGACCTGGAAAAGCTGCTCCACAGCGGCGAGACTTGGACCGTAGCCTAAACGCACGGCAAAACGGAGCAAAGAAACAGAGAAGTCGCCTTTCGTTCTTGCGTCCTTGACCCGTTCCGCCTGGACCGCTTCCTTCGCCCTCAGCGACCCCCGGACCCGCCCGTATGAACATGCTCTGCCCCTACTGCGGCGCCGAGGTGCTCGAGGGCGCCGACGTCTGCGACGAGTGCCAGCACTCGCTCACCGACATGAGCTTCCCCGAGCCGGTCTCGGAGGTCGAGCGGGGGC encodes:
- the purH gene encoding bifunctional phosphoribosylaminoimidazolecarboxamide formyltransferase/IMP cyclohydrolase; its protein translation is MTAPASPPLRRALLSVSDKTGLVDFARELVAAGVELFSTGGTRRALEEAGLPVRDVAQYTGFPEMMDGRVKTLHPLVHGGLLCRHDRPDDMASVAKHGIATFELVVVNLYPFEQTVADPNVTFDAAIEQIDIGGPSMVRSAAKNHAFVAVATSPRQYGRIVEELQTSGSTTPELRRELAAAAFARTAEYDAAIASYFARVQDAEAASAAGHAARLSLTLTRKAPLRYGENPHQSAALYALPHAEPHALVNAEQLHGKELSYNNLLDLDAALAIARSLPAPGVAVLKHNNPCGAATGATVAEAAAKAWEGDPLSAFGSVLGVNVPVDEAMAEFLAEPGKFVEAIVAPDFTPAAREILTTKPKWRENVRLLRVGEITPGTAAIQLRAIDGGYLAQNADDLPDDPAHWQTVTAVQPSRALLADLELAWAVCRHVKSNAITLVRDGSLVGAGAGQMSRVDSVEIAIRKAADRSVGAVLASDAFFPFDDSIHAAAAAGVKAIIQPGGSRRDEEVIAACNQHGLPMIFTGRRHFRH
- a CDS encoding DUF1559 domain-containing protein, yielding MKSSTRLAPLPRRRFAPRSRHGFTLVELLVVIAIIGVLMALLLPAIGAARENARRATCTNNLKEIGRAFVALTTAAKNNEFPGFIQAQKLAPGASYLPPQHPAGHPAGSVIISWAAKLLPQLDRQGEWDTLLSGGMNNLGNPQRIDAFICPSDAKTNPNLAYLTYSVNCGAPDANGSGPADFPANGIFYNRLLNNSPTVRFGTKDISDGASMTLLASENIHKDEDNSNWLTLSPGLLPNPSGQWPVPLAAVEQPYGLTWVFNSANPFAPSLGGTPQQAPISKLRDADSLNTPFAQAESVYSRPASSHPEAVVMVFVDGTVRTVKDTIEYRVYQQLMTPNGSKCRWNGYAGTTPDAVMPEPFYNIGQSLSESDF
- the glf gene encoding UDP-galactopyranose mutase, whose protein sequence is MRAAANHPPYDFAIVGAGLFGSVFARCAADAGKRALVVDRRPHIGGNCYSERVAGIEVHRYGPHIFHTNNARVWQFVNRFARFNHYRHRGVVRHGERLFSFPINLATLHQLWGTATPAAAEAKLAAVREPQPLGADDLESWIVSQVGRELYEIFVRGYTAKQWGRDPRELPSSIIKRIPVRLAWNDWYFDDEHQGIPVDGYTRLFENLLDHDLIRVETGVDFFAERAELTAAAERVVYSGKIDEFFDCRYGELEYRSLRFETIETRGDFQGAAIVNYADAAVPYTRIVEHKHFAMQSCDATVLTYEYPQAYSRGGEAFYPIRDERNAALYEQYRRLAAGSNVLFGGRLGSYQYYDMHQVIAQAMAAAEKALAPGAATDARAA
- the ribB gene encoding 3,4-dihydroxy-2-butanone-4-phosphate synthase, whose translation is MSSQFSTIEEAVAAISRGEVIIVADAEDRENEGDFVCAAEKATPAVINFMITHGRGQLCMPILPDVSQRLDLAPMVESNTAPLGTNYTVPVDHRSSRTGITAAERATTILAICDPASKPSDFNRPGHLFPLVAKEGGVLRRAGHTEAAVDLARMAGLQPAGVLCEILDDDGDRATRPRLLELARRFALPIISIEQLIAYRRQREKLVYRKAEALLPTKYGHGRIIAYGVKYETQEPVVYVIGDLAAAEAPLVRLHSSCFTGDLLESLRCDCGDQLHMALDMIAREGAGVLVYLPQEGRGIGLVEKIKAYALQDQGMDTVDANLALGYMADPRDYGVGIQLLKDLDLRKVRLLTNNPKKTEAFVFGGFDLEVVDQVPIVSPITPHNAAYLETKRTKMGHKLPEA
- a CDS encoding alpha/beta hydrolase → MIRLSLPLLLVVSWCGSSQPPALGAKEPVETLYGETYAERHDGPLRADAYLPQGEGPFPGVLVVHGGAWRMGSKAQLGGIARRLANNGYTAVAINYRLAPAHPFPAQVLDCQDALRWMRREAPRLKLDPERIGGLGYSAGGHLVALLGALNGQTLPAQVAAEEADDQDAAAGESQSAGSPEIDESIRLQAVIAGGAPCDFRPMPLDSFRLVYWLGGTRRARPNAYRLASPAAFVTPDDPPMFFYHGEADMLVPVLSPQEMCRELSDAGVPNDLFMVADLGHTPSAGNPEALVRGLAFFEKHLKGEAAPAEDRQSPASISASEAGAAP
- a CDS encoding CBS domain-containing protein; this encodes MSFLSLTTDRVTTAYPEQALPVAPSCTLGATLQLMKQHRTGAVLVCEDVPAADGVGTVSRIVGIFTERDALRCMADGASLEAPITDSMTPGPATISPAATVGQAIAKMAQHGFRHLPIVDEQGQPTGVTAVRGLVHYLVDHFPNTIYTLPPDPGKSPDEREGA